In one Parageobacillus genomosp. 1 genomic region, the following are encoded:
- a CDS encoding rod shape-determining protein: protein MFSRDIGIDLGTANVLIFIKGKGIVLNEPSVVAIDKNTNKVLAVGEEARRMVGRTPGNIVAIRPLKDGVIADFDITEAMLKHFLSKLDVKGFFAKPRILICCPTNTTSVERKAIKEAAEKSGGKKVYLEEEPKVAAIGAGMDIFQPCGNMVVDIGGGTTDVAVLSMGDIVTASSIKMAGDKLDLEILHYIKREYKLLIGERTAEEIKIKVATVFPGARDEEFDVRGRDLVTGLPRTITIRSAEIEKALRESVSMIVQAAKSVLERTPPELSADIIDRGVILTGGGALLHGIDQLLAEQLKVPVFIAENPMDCVAIGTGIMLENIDRAPRQQLI, encoded by the coding sequence ATGTTTTCTAGAGATATTGGCATTGACCTTGGCACGGCGAACGTACTCATTTTTATCAAAGGAAAAGGAATTGTGCTCAATGAGCCGTCCGTCGTCGCGATTGATAAAAACACGAACAAGGTGCTCGCTGTCGGCGAAGAAGCAAGGCGAATGGTAGGACGTACTCCTGGGAATATCGTTGCCATTCGGCCGCTCAAAGACGGAGTAATCGCTGATTTCGACATTACGGAAGCGATGTTGAAACACTTTTTAAGCAAGCTCGATGTTAAAGGCTTTTTCGCCAAACCGCGCATTTTAATTTGTTGCCCGACGAACACGACATCGGTAGAGCGGAAAGCGATCAAAGAGGCAGCAGAAAAAAGCGGCGGCAAAAAAGTGTACTTGGAGGAAGAGCCAAAAGTAGCGGCCATTGGCGCAGGAATGGACATTTTCCAGCCGTGCGGAAACATGGTGGTCGATATCGGCGGTGGCACGACCGATGTGGCGGTTCTCTCTATGGGAGACATTGTCACCGCCTCTTCCATTAAAATGGCTGGGGACAAGCTCGATCTGGAAATTTTGCATTATATCAAACGGGAATATAAGCTGCTCATCGGCGAACGAACCGCGGAAGAAATCAAAATCAAAGTCGCAACTGTATTCCCAGGCGCACGTGACGAGGAATTTGACGTTCGCGGCCGCGACCTTGTCACAGGGTTGCCGCGCACGATTACGATCCGATCCGCGGAAATCGAAAAGGCGCTGCGCGAGTCAGTGTCGATGATTGTACAAGCCGCCAAGAGCGTCTTGGAACGCACGCCGCCGGAACTGTCGGCCGATATTATTGACCGCGGCGTCATTTTGACGGGCGGCGGCGCGCTGCTGCACGGCATCGATCAACTGCTTGCTGAGCAGCTGAAAGTGCCGGTGTTTATTGCGGAAAACCCGATGGATTGCGTCGCAATCGGAACGGGGATCATGCTCGAAAACATCGACCGCGCCCCAAGGCAGCAGCTCATTTGA
- a CDS encoding YwmB family TATA-box binding protein, which produces MKKGQAYAFAFLLALFVIVGMCQYKSGEAMGNGPLHPLETIARVLKNNDVTIQQWTVYTREYAHDIKNDAAFFKKLAELKKENRAFHWSFDTNHHLKKAIGTHQHPFFQEKIQLIMTVTNNKPQTYILYEVKGLNWNDKVEKEVVKKIEKKSKQLFVKRPTFFTCIQGDFSDNMKGGLFDYALHLLHEFQARPVESLQEESLVSLSAYTGQWENVLPTSNHPMNLQLALRERLGGKTTVVIGTPIITVEY; this is translated from the coding sequence ATGAAAAAAGGACAAGCCTATGCCTTCGCTTTTTTATTGGCGTTGTTCGTCATCGTCGGCATGTGCCAATACAAATCGGGAGAAGCAATGGGGAACGGGCCGCTTCATCCGTTAGAAACGATCGCACGCGTCCTCAAGAATAATGATGTTACTATTCAACAATGGACCGTTTACACAAGAGAGTATGCCCACGATATTAAAAATGATGCAGCATTTTTCAAAAAGCTGGCGGAATTGAAGAAAGAAAACCGCGCTTTTCACTGGTCTTTCGACACCAACCACCATCTGAAAAAAGCAATTGGCACACACCAACACCCCTTCTTTCAAGAAAAAATTCAGCTCATCATGACGGTCACAAACAACAAGCCGCAAACGTATATCCTCTATGAAGTCAAAGGGCTAAATTGGAACGACAAAGTAGAGAAAGAAGTGGTCAAAAAAATAGAGAAAAAGTCGAAACAACTATTTGTGAAACGACCTACATTTTTCACTTGTATTCAAGGAGATTTCAGTGATAATATGAAAGGTGGTTTGTTCGATTACGCATTACATTTATTACATGAGTTTCAAGCAAGACCAGTCGAGTCTTTGCAGGAAGAGTCACTTGTTTCGCTATCTGCATATACTGGGCAGTGGGAGAATGTTCTTCCAACCAGTAACCATCCGATGAATCTGCAGCTTGCCTTAAGAGAAAGATTGGGCGGAAAGACGACTGTCGTTATTGGAACCCCAATCATTACCGTTGAATATTAA
- the murA gene encoding UDP-N-acetylglucosamine 1-carboxyvinyltransferase, translating to MEKIIVRGGNRLSGTVKVEGAKNAVLPVIAATLLATNGKSAIHDVPALSDVYTISEVLRYLGAEVDINIARNMIAVDATGPLKMEAPFEYVRKMRASVLVMGPLLARNGRARVALPGGCAIGSRPIDQHLKGFEAMGATVKVGNGFIDAEVQGRLRGAKIYLDFPSVGATENIMMAAVLAEGTTIIENCAKEPEIVDLANFLNAMGAKVRGAGTGTIRIEGVDELTGTTHTVIPDRIEAGTFMVAAAITGGNVLVQGAVPEHLSSLIAKMEEMGVTIIEEKNGLRVIGPETLKAVDIKTMPYPGFPTDMQSQMMALLLKAEGTSMVTETVFENRFMHVEEFRRMNADIKIEGRSVIINGPCNLQGAEVAATDLRAAAALILAGLAAEGYTRVTELRHLDRGYVRFHEKLAALGADIERVNEKTEAAFDEAKVNDLNV from the coding sequence TTGGAAAAGATAATCGTCCGTGGCGGAAACCGGTTGAGCGGCACCGTGAAAGTAGAAGGAGCGAAAAATGCCGTTTTGCCTGTTATCGCTGCAACATTGTTAGCGACAAATGGAAAAAGTGCTATTCATGATGTGCCTGCTCTTTCCGATGTATATACAATTAGTGAAGTGCTCCGCTATTTAGGCGCAGAAGTAGACATAAACATAGCGAGAAATATGATCGCTGTTGATGCCACCGGCCCGTTAAAGATGGAAGCGCCGTTTGAATACGTGCGGAAAATGCGGGCATCAGTGCTCGTCATGGGTCCGCTCTTGGCGCGAAATGGTCGAGCCCGCGTCGCACTCCCAGGAGGATGCGCCATCGGTTCGCGCCCGATTGACCAGCATTTAAAAGGATTTGAAGCAATGGGAGCAACCGTGAAAGTGGGCAACGGATTTATCGATGCCGAAGTACAAGGAAGATTGCGCGGGGCAAAAATTTATTTGGATTTTCCAAGCGTTGGAGCAACGGAAAATATTATGATGGCGGCCGTGTTGGCTGAGGGCACCACCATCATTGAAAACTGCGCGAAAGAGCCGGAAATTGTCGATTTAGCTAACTTTTTAAACGCAATGGGCGCCAAAGTGCGCGGTGCCGGCACTGGTACGATTCGCATCGAAGGTGTAGACGAATTAACCGGCACGACACATACCGTGATCCCAGACCGCATTGAAGCAGGTACATTTATGGTTGCAGCGGCCATTACCGGCGGCAATGTCCTTGTGCAAGGTGCCGTTCCAGAACATTTAAGCTCACTGATAGCCAAAATGGAAGAAATGGGTGTCACCATTATCGAAGAAAAAAATGGATTACGAGTCATCGGACCGGAAACATTAAAAGCGGTCGACATTAAAACGATGCCGTATCCAGGCTTTCCAACCGACATGCAATCGCAAATGATGGCATTGCTTTTGAAAGCGGAAGGTACGAGCATGGTGACGGAGACGGTATTTGAAAACCGTTTCATGCATGTCGAAGAATTCCGCCGCATGAACGCTGACATTAAAATTGAAGGACGTTCCGTCATTATTAATGGCCCTTGTAATTTGCAAGGCGCGGAAGTGGCGGCGACCGATTTGCGCGCCGCAGCAGCGTTGATTTTAGCCGGTTTGGCGGCGGAAGGCTATACGCGTGTGACGGAATTAAGACATCTTGACCGCGGCTATGTCCGCTTCCATGAAAAACTGGCCGCGCTTGGCGCTGATATTGAACGCGTCAATGAAAAAACGGAAGCAGCGTTCGACGAAGCAAAAGTAAACGATTTGAACGTATAA
- a CDS encoding M23 family metallopeptidase encodes MREEEKKQLQKPSLQRLFRKRWVFPAIYLTCAALIVAGALWFQNKHDGKTGKDEYEYSQSGTSQHNEPAVPVNEAVEKFTMPVLDANSVEIKTPFYDDKASKEEQEAALVFYDNTYHPNHGIDIVRKDGKTFDVTASLSGTVTKAEKDPILGYVVEIDHENGVTTVYQSLADVKVEAGDTVKQGEIIGKAGQSQFNQEAGIHAHFEIRKDGKPVNPIDYIDKPLTALTEQKAGNDNATEQNNTTSTEEQTQSNEQPSSDEQTQSNEQPSSDQQMQSDDEAPATDKSTTTPSEEEQDDASSSKTPDASIGMARA; translated from the coding sequence ATGAGAGAGGAAGAAAAGAAACAATTACAGAAACCAAGTTTACAACGGTTGTTCAGAAAGCGTTGGGTATTTCCAGCCATCTATTTGACATGTGCTGCCCTTATTGTGGCAGGAGCGCTCTGGTTCCAGAACAAACATGACGGAAAAACAGGAAAAGACGAATACGAATACAGCCAATCAGGCACATCGCAGCATAACGAGCCGGCCGTTCCTGTCAACGAAGCAGTAGAAAAATTCACGATGCCGGTCCTTGATGCAAATTCTGTAGAAATTAAAACACCGTTCTACGATGACAAAGCGTCAAAAGAAGAACAGGAAGCAGCTCTCGTCTTTTATGATAATACGTATCATCCAAACCACGGCATCGATATCGTCCGTAAAGACGGCAAAACGTTTGATGTCACTGCTTCGTTAAGCGGTACCGTCACTAAAGCGGAAAAAGACCCAATCTTAGGCTACGTCGTAGAAATCGACCATGAAAACGGCGTCACTACTGTTTACCAATCGCTTGCTGACGTGAAGGTAGAAGCGGGCGATACGGTAAAACAAGGGGAAATCATCGGCAAGGCAGGCCAAAGCCAATTTAACCAAGAGGCTGGCATCCACGCCCACTTTGAAATCCGCAAAGACGGTAAGCCGGTCAATCCGATCGACTACATCGACAAGCCGCTTACGGCATTAACGGAACAAAAAGCTGGAAATGACAACGCAACCGAACAAAACAACACAACGTCAACAGAGGAACAAACGCAATCGAATGAACAACCATCTTCTGATGAGCAAACGCAATCGAACGAACAACCATCTTCTGATCAGCAAATGCAATCCGATGATGAGGCACCAGCAACTGACAAGAGCACAACGACACCAAGCGAGGAAGAGCAAGATGACGCTTCTTCCTCCAAAACGCCAGATGCCTCGATCGGAATGGCAAGAGCGTAA
- a CDS encoding gamma-glutamyltransferase family protein yields the protein MDYLYYPHPSQRMTTFAANGMVATSQPLAAQAGLDVLKKGGNAIDAAIATAACLTVVEPTSNGIGSDAFAIVWTNGKLYGLNASGYSPKSISIAAVKERGYKEIPKHGWIPVTVPGAPAAWAALSKRFGRLPLTEVLKPAIEYAENGYPVSPTLGKYWQAAFQTYQKTLKGPEFASWFATFAPNGRAPKIGEIWASKDHANTLGLIAETNAESFYRGELAEKIAAYSKQYNGFLDLDDLAEYEPEWVEPISVHYRGYDVWEIPPNGQGLVALMALNIMKGFAVPETPTVATYHQQIEAMKLAFADGQAYIADRRHMEHRVEELLSDSFADARRALIGEEALLPKPGTPPKGGTVYLATADGEGNMVSFIQSNYMGFGSGLVVPGTGIALQNRGHNFSFDETHVNRLEPRKKPYHTIIPGFLTKGGEPVGPFGVMGGFMQPQGHLQVIMNTIDFHLNPQVALDAPRWQWTEGKKVLVEPHFPRHIAEALIRKGHDIHVCLDSGTFGRGQIIWRDPRSGVLIGGTEPRTDGAVAAW from the coding sequence ATGGACTATTTATATTATCCACATCCGTCGCAGCGGATGACGACGTTTGCGGCCAATGGCATGGTGGCGACCTCACAGCCGCTGGCAGCACAGGCCGGGCTGGATGTCTTAAAAAAAGGCGGAAATGCGATCGATGCGGCGATTGCGACCGCCGCCTGCTTGACGGTCGTCGAGCCGACTTCCAACGGCATCGGCAGCGACGCGTTTGCCATTGTTTGGACAAATGGCAAGCTGTATGGATTAAATGCTAGCGGCTATTCGCCAAAATCGATTTCGATTGCGGCAGTAAAAGAACGGGGATATAAAGAAATTCCGAAACACGGCTGGATTCCGGTCACCGTCCCGGGCGCACCGGCGGCGTGGGCGGCACTGTCCAAGCGGTTTGGCAGGCTGCCGCTTACCGAAGTGTTAAAGCCGGCGATCGAGTACGCGGAAAACGGCTATCCGGTGTCTCCAACGTTAGGGAAGTACTGGCAGGCTGCGTTTCAAACGTATCAAAAAACGTTAAAAGGTCCGGAGTTTGCCAGCTGGTTTGCGACTTTTGCGCCGAACGGGCGCGCGCCGAAAATCGGGGAAATATGGGCGTCCAAAGACCATGCCAATACGCTCGGCCTCATTGCTGAAACGAATGCGGAAAGCTTTTACCGCGGCGAGTTGGCGGAAAAAATCGCTGCCTATTCCAAACAATACAACGGCTTTCTCGATCTTGATGATTTAGCCGAGTATGAGCCGGAATGGGTCGAGCCGATTTCCGTTCACTACCGCGGCTATGACGTGTGGGAAATCCCGCCGAACGGCCAAGGCCTTGTCGCCTTAATGGCGCTGAATATCATGAAAGGATTCGCCGTTCCGGAAACGCCAACGGTCGCGACATACCATCAGCAAATTGAGGCGATGAAGCTGGCATTTGCCGACGGGCAGGCGTATATCGCAGACCGTAGGCATATGGAGCACCGTGTCGAAGAGTTGCTATCTGATTCGTTTGCCGACGCGAGACGGGCGCTGATTGGCGAAGAAGCGCTGCTTCCAAAGCCGGGAACGCCGCCAAAAGGCGGAACCGTATATTTAGCAACGGCGGACGGGGAAGGCAATATGGTGTCGTTTATTCAAAGCAACTACATGGGCTTTGGCTCCGGTTTGGTCGTTCCAGGCACCGGCATCGCCCTGCAAAATCGCGGCCATAATTTTTCCTTCGATGAAACCCATGTGAACCGATTGGAGCCACGGAAAAAACCGTACCATACGATCATTCCGGGATTTTTGACCAAAGGCGGCGAACCAGTCGGACCGTTCGGCGTCATGGGCGGATTTATGCAGCCGCAAGGACATTTGCAAGTGATCATGAACACGATCGATTTCCATCTCAATCCGCAAGTGGCGCTCGATGCACCAAGATGGCAATGGACGGAAGGCAAAAAAGTGCTCGTCGAGCCGCACTTCCCACGCCATATCGCCGAAGCGCTCATACGAAAAGGGCATGATATTCATGTTTGCCTTGATTCGGGGACATTCGGGCGCGGGCAAATTATTTGGCGCGATCCGCGCTCGGGCGTACTGATCGGTGGGACGGAGCCGCGCACCGATGGCGCTGTCGCCGCGTGGTAA
- a CDS encoding BsuPI-related putative proteinase inhibitor, with protein MGKGRTIGLISMIAGGAVISMLFAANNGGERPKAKNETEQPKVPIEQQGIVAGTLEPSLTYEKKDGTYVVTFKVKNQTERVQTVTFTSGKKYDYILYRDEKKVKQFSEGKFFTQIYEERQLKQGEELVFQETFADLPPGNYTLEWWLADKNWPNAKATITFTVE; from the coding sequence ATGGGAAAAGGGCGGACAATTGGATTGATAAGCATGATTGCGGGCGGGGCGGTGATTAGCATGCTTTTTGCAGCGAACAACGGTGGAGAGCGGCCGAAGGCGAAAAATGAGACGGAGCAGCCAAAAGTGCCGATCGAACAGCAGGGCATTGTCGCCGGAACGCTTGAACCGTCGTTAACGTACGAAAAAAAAGATGGAACGTACGTCGTGACGTTTAAAGTAAAAAATCAAACCGAGCGCGTGCAGACGGTGACGTTTACGAGCGGGAAAAAGTATGATTACATCTTGTACCGCGACGAAAAGAAGGTAAAGCAGTTCAGCGAGGGAAAATTTTTTACGCAAATTTACGAAGAGCGCCAGCTAAAGCAAGGAGAAGAGCTTGTATTCCAAGAAACGTTTGCCGATTTGCCGCCGGGAAATTACACGCTTGAATGGTGGCTAGCCGATAAAAACTGGCCGAATGCGAAAGCGACGATTACGTTTACGGTGGAATAA
- the spoIIID gene encoding sporulation transcriptional regulator SpoIIID, with translation MHDYIKERTIKIGKYIVETRKTVRVIAKEFGVSKSTVHKDLTERLPEINPELAQEVKQILDYHKSIRHLRGGEATKKKYKKQAIKNN, from the coding sequence GTGCACGATTACATCAAAGAGCGTACGATCAAGATTGGAAAGTACATCGTGGAGACGAGGAAAACCGTTCGCGTCATCGCGAAAGAGTTCGGTGTTTCCAAAAGCACGGTTCACAAAGATTTAACCGAGCGGCTGCCGGAAATTAATCCGGAGCTGGCCCAGGAAGTCAAACAAATTCTCGATTATCATAAATCCATTCGTCATTTACGCGGGGGAGAAGCGACAAAGAAAAAATACAAAAAACAAGCGATTAAAAACAATTAA
- a CDS encoding flagellar hook-basal body protein, whose translation MLRGLYTAASGMLTQQRRVEMLTNNIANANTPGYKSDQAALRAFPELLLSRLDKVNVPAKTPRSLPWQPTVGPLNTGVYMQELIPNFRQGDIKETGQRTDIALVNGTLPVDAATGQQGALFFVVQNENGDIRYTRNGNFTVNPQGFLTTNDGWYVLDENGRRIQLPSADFTVSPDGTITAGNNRIARINIAFAANPNTLVKEGNGLFRSESGALPSALGNPNVTYTLKQGFIERSNVDLDRTMTELMSAYRAFEANQKIVQAYDRSMDKAVNEIGRLR comes from the coding sequence TTGTTGCGGGGATTATATACAGCGGCAAGCGGCATGCTGACGCAGCAGCGCCGCGTCGAAATGCTAACGAACAACATCGCCAACGCCAATACGCCTGGATACAAGTCTGACCAAGCGGCATTGCGAGCGTTTCCGGAACTGCTTCTTTCCCGTTTAGATAAGGTGAACGTGCCGGCCAAAACACCGCGCTCGCTTCCATGGCAGCCGACGGTCGGACCGCTCAATACAGGTGTTTATATGCAGGAGCTGATTCCAAACTTCCGCCAAGGCGACATAAAAGAAACGGGGCAGCGAACCGATATCGCCTTAGTCAACGGAACGCTTCCAGTCGATGCAGCGACGGGGCAGCAAGGCGCGCTCTTTTTTGTCGTGCAAAATGAAAACGGCGACATCCGCTACACAAGAAACGGCAATTTTACCGTCAATCCGCAAGGGTTTTTAACAACGAACGATGGCTGGTACGTATTGGATGAAAACGGCCGGCGTATCCAACTGCCAAGCGCCGATTTCACCGTCAGTCCAGACGGTACGATCACAGCAGGGAATAACCGCATCGCCAGAATCAATATCGCATTTGCGGCCAACCCCAATACGCTCGTGAAAGAAGGAAACGGCCTCTTCCGCAGTGAAAGCGGAGCGCTGCCGAGCGCGCTTGGCAATCCGAATGTGACTTATACGCTGAAACAAGGCTTTATTGAACGGTCCAATGTCGACCTTGACCGCACGATGACAGAGCTTATGTCCGCGTACCGCGCCTTTGAAGCAAACCAAAAAATTGTACAAGCCTATGACCGCAGCATGGATAAAGCCGTCAACGAAATCGGCCGCCTGAGATAA
- a CDS encoding DUF1146 family protein: MMPILGQQALVSIIVHLAFIAITWWTLQGVRLEAIIKPNRVFQGRLLYILLTIAIGSTVANFFLDYLSWSTQLPFLFRGE, encoded by the coding sequence ATGATGCCGATACTAGGCCAGCAAGCGCTAGTGAGCATTATTGTCCATCTTGCTTTTATCGCCATTACATGGTGGACGCTGCAAGGAGTGCGGCTCGAGGCGATAATCAAGCCAAACCGCGTCTTTCAAGGACGTCTGCTTTACATTTTATTGACGATTGCGATCGGTTCGACAGTCGCCAACTTTTTTCTCGACTATTTATCATGGTCGACACAACTTCCGTTTCTCTTTCGAGGCGAGTAA
- the spoIID gene encoding stage II sporulation protein D: protein MKRIKPIMALLACLFVVVLIVPTILVIPFHDGKVEKLAEELRQQETKQQVKAAESGPTVEVAVYRSKQKRIEHIPLEQYVIGVVAAEMPAEFEMEALKAQALTARTYIVKQLLNDQPISLPKGANVTDTVMHQVYYSDDELKRLWGSDYDWKIEKITKAVLETRGQILTYNNQPIEASFFSTSNGYTENSEAYWQNEFPYLKSVASPWDKKSPKFYHQKVISVAEFERKLGVKLPENGSVGVILSRTPGKRVDVVEINGKKLKGREVREKLDLTSTDFTWMRKGNEIIITTKGYGHGVGMSQYGANFMAQEGKTYDQIVKYYYRGVNISSATAFLNKLTAKK, encoded by the coding sequence ATGAAACGGATAAAACCAATTATGGCACTCCTTGCATGTTTATTTGTCGTCGTACTGATCGTTCCAACGATATTAGTCATTCCATTTCACGACGGGAAAGTAGAAAAATTGGCGGAAGAACTGCGTCAGCAAGAAACGAAGCAACAAGTTAAAGCAGCCGAAAGCGGGCCGACCGTCGAAGTTGCGGTATACCGCAGTAAACAAAAGCGCATTGAACATATTCCGCTCGAGCAATATGTCATCGGCGTCGTCGCAGCGGAAATGCCGGCCGAATTCGAGATGGAAGCATTAAAGGCACAAGCGCTGACGGCGAGAACGTACATTGTCAAACAGTTATTAAACGACCAGCCGATCAGCTTGCCAAAGGGAGCGAATGTGACCGATACGGTGATGCACCAAGTCTACTACAGCGATGACGAGCTGAAACGTTTATGGGGTAGCGACTACGATTGGAAAATCGAAAAGATTACGAAAGCGGTGCTAGAAACGCGCGGGCAAATTTTAACGTACAACAACCAGCCGATCGAAGCGTCGTTTTTTTCGACAAGCAACGGCTATACGGAAAACTCGGAAGCATATTGGCAAAATGAATTTCCGTACTTAAAAAGCGTAGCCAGCCCGTGGGATAAAAAGTCGCCCAAATTCTATCACCAAAAAGTAATTTCGGTGGCGGAATTTGAACGAAAACTAGGAGTGAAACTGCCGGAAAACGGCTCGGTTGGCGTTATTTTATCGCGCACGCCTGGGAAACGTGTCGATGTCGTCGAAATCAACGGCAAAAAATTGAAAGGAAGAGAAGTGCGCGAAAAGCTCGATTTAACCTCGACGGATTTTACATGGATGCGCAAAGGCAATGAAATTATTATAACAACGAAAGGATACGGCCATGGCGTCGGCATGAGCCAATACGGAGCCAATTTTATGGCGCAGGAAGGAAAGACGTACGACCAAATCGTCAAATATTATTACCGCGGGGTGAACATTTCTTCGGCGACCGCGTTTTTAAATAAGCTGACGGCAAAAAAATAG
- the nuoN gene encoding NADH-quinone oxidoreductase subunit NuoN, with translation MSMHTLLQYKWGMMTPEFIVLITALILSLADLLMPNDKNRRPLAWIAVVGVVLALITTAGLIPAKTVSILYDTFRLDAFSKAFKLLILAGGALCLLLALDYRPKEGLSHRGEFYYLLLCALLGAMIMASSGDLITLFVGLELLSVSSYILAGIRKTSAQSNESALKYVINGGIATAITLFGMSYIFGLTGTTNLKEIALEVQKLADSNYQYLLALAFLLLLVGLSFKISSVPFHMWTPDVYQGAPTPVTAFLSVVSKTAGFVILLRLMITIFAAAPSHGKDSSSLLLSMQDYIAVLAGLTMIIGNTVALRQRSMKRLFAYSSIAHAGYLLVGFAAMSWVMIDSIWFYLLAYVLMNVGAFAVIQRLSDEADSDDMSHFAGLYQRNPLLAVAMGIFLLSLAGIPGTAGFIGKLNIFLGALMTEPGHYVLAAVMIATTVVSYVYYFGVFVQIFFRPADEAASVKLPVGLTVTVVLCALGTLLLGIFPSLAYQVLAQFQHFGDFLQ, from the coding sequence ATGAGCATGCATACATTATTGCAATACAAATGGGGCATGATGACACCGGAGTTTATCGTTTTGATCACGGCGCTCATTCTCTCGCTGGCCGATTTATTGATGCCAAATGATAAAAACCGGCGCCCGCTTGCATGGATTGCGGTGGTCGGCGTCGTCCTGGCGCTTATCACGACCGCAGGGCTCATTCCGGCAAAAACAGTGTCGATTTTGTACGATACGTTCCGCCTTGATGCCTTCAGCAAGGCGTTTAAGCTGCTGATACTGGCTGGAGGGGCGCTTTGCCTCCTGCTTGCGCTCGATTACCGTCCAAAAGAAGGGCTCTCACACCGCGGCGAATTTTACTATTTGCTCCTTTGCGCGCTGCTCGGCGCGATGATCATGGCTTCAAGCGGCGATTTGATTACGTTGTTTGTCGGACTGGAGCTGTTATCCGTTTCTTCGTATATTTTGGCGGGAATCCGCAAAACATCGGCGCAATCCAACGAATCAGCGCTAAAATACGTCATTAACGGCGGTATTGCGACAGCGATCACGCTGTTTGGCATGAGCTATATTTTCGGTTTAACCGGCACGACGAATTTGAAAGAGATTGCGCTCGAAGTGCAGAAGCTGGCAGACAGCAACTACCAATACCTGCTGGCCCTTGCTTTTCTCCTGCTGCTCGTCGGATTGTCGTTTAAAATTTCGTCCGTCCCGTTCCATATGTGGACGCCGGACGTCTATCAAGGGGCGCCAACGCCGGTGACCGCCTTTTTAAGCGTTGTCTCGAAAACAGCCGGTTTTGTCATCCTGCTGCGGCTGATGATCACGATTTTTGCCGCCGCGCCTTCGCACGGAAAAGATTCGTCTTCGCTTTTGTTGTCGATGCAAGATTATATCGCCGTGTTAGCCGGCCTTACGATGATCATCGGCAATACGGTCGCATTAAGACAGCGGAGCATGAAGCGTCTGTTTGCGTATTCGAGCATCGCCCACGCTGGCTATCTCCTTGTCGGGTTTGCCGCGATGTCATGGGTGATGATCGATTCGATCTGGTTTTATTTGCTCGCCTATGTACTGATGAATGTTGGCGCGTTTGCCGTCATTCAACGCTTGTCGGATGAGGCGGACTCCGACGATATGAGCCATTTTGCCGGCCTGTATCAGCGCAATCCGCTGCTCGCGGTAGCGATGGGAATTTTCCTGCTGTCGCTGGCCGGCATTCCGGGTACGGCCGGTTTCATCGGCAAGCTGAACATTTTCCTCGGCGCATTGATGACCGAACCCGGCCATTACGTGCTCGCCGCGGTGATGATCGCGACCACGGTCGTATCCTACGTCTACTATTTCGGCGTGTTTGTGCAAATTTTCTTCCGTCCTGCCGACGAAGCAGCATCGGTCAAACTGCCAGTCGGACTGACAGTCACCGTTGTGCTTTGCGCGCTTGGCACCCTGCTGCTTGGCATTTTCCCGAGCTTGGCATACCAGGTTCTCGCCCAGTTCCAGCATTTTGGCGATTTCCTGCAATAA